One window of the Endomicrobium proavitum genome contains the following:
- a CDS encoding energy transducer TonB codes for MLKRDNTDSLIKYLAIAIALHLTAVLIYEIHRIRHNRVFMSVPIEVSFFTPSVQRADPAPVAPKEEPKKQQPKEEPPKKGDVAVKDKSKKPEKSKPVDNTPKTQQSETKPTNEVAGSQYGGLSLDTQDFKYAYYTNTVVRKIGRFWQWTESYGKLRAVVFFRILKNGAVVDIKVTDSSGDSGYDRNAARAIELASPFAPLPEDYEKDSLGVYFEFKYRN; via the coding sequence ATGTTAAAAAGAGATAATACAGATTCGTTAATTAAATATCTTGCGATTGCAATCGCATTGCATTTGACGGCAGTTCTCATATATGAAATACACCGCATAAGGCATAATCGTGTTTTTATGTCGGTACCGATAGAGGTTTCTTTTTTTACTCCGTCTGTGCAGCGCGCAGACCCGGCTCCCGTTGCGCCTAAGGAAGAACCTAAAAAGCAGCAGCCGAAAGAAGAACCGCCTAAAAAAGGCGACGTTGCCGTAAAAGACAAATCTAAGAAGCCGGAAAAATCCAAGCCGGTAGATAATACCCCTAAAACACAACAGTCGGAAACAAAACCTACTAATGAAGTCGCAGGTTCGCAATACGGCGGATTGTCGTTAGACACTCAAGATTTTAAATATGCGTATTACACTAACACCGTTGTGCGAAAAATAGGAAGATTTTGGCAGTGGACGGAAAGTTACGGAAAGCTTAGAGCTGTAGTGTTTTTTAGAATACTTAAAAACGGAGCCGTTGTTGATATAAAAGTTACGGACTCGTCCGGCGATTCCGGTTATGACAGAAACGCCGCGCGCGCCATTGAGCTTGCAAGTCCGTTTGCTCCTCTTCCGGAAGATTACGAGAAAGATTCTTTAGGCGTTTATTTTGAGTTTAAATACAGGAATTAA
- the pal gene encoding peptidoglycan-associated lipoprotein Pal, with product MKKILLLAMFGVLVFAAGCKKGDVQPGSGADSSGTVDTSVEPTYRGETETNPNLKTIRFDFDKSELSASAIETLKDNAKWLLKNPKVNIVVEGHTDERGTTEYNLTLAQRRASTVRQYYIQLGVAGNRIATISYGEEKPANPASNEAAWSENRRSESKNQK from the coding sequence ATGAAAAAAATTCTTTTGTTGGCAATGTTTGGCGTTTTGGTGTTTGCTGCAGGCTGTAAAAAAGGCGACGTTCAGCCGGGAAGCGGCGCGGACAGTTCGGGAACCGTTGATACTTCCGTAGAACCTACTTACAGAGGCGAAACGGAAACAAATCCTAATTTAAAAACCATACGTTTTGATTTTGACAAAAGCGAACTTTCGGCTTCCGCTATTGAAACATTGAAAGATAACGCAAAATGGCTTTTGAAAAATCCTAAAGTAAACATAGTAGTTGAAGGCCATACCGACGAAAGAGGAACCACGGAATATAATCTTACTCTTGCGCAGCGCAGAGCTTCAACTGTTCGCCAATATTATATACAGCTTGGCGTTGCCGGAAACAGAATAGCTACAATTTCCTACGGCGAAGAAAAACCGGCTAACCCGGCTTCCAACGAAGCGGCATGGTCTGAAAACAGAAGATCCGAATCAAAGAATCAAAAATAA
- a CDS encoding tetratricopeptide repeat protein, whose protein sequence is MKKYILPAVLLVSVFAVSGCVPANSKDLTQLRDEVSQMQINFSELQTRNADLSLKTDSATGNSDVLNETVKDIQNKILILTQKVQALENEIRNSQSAKIVDAYDLSAATNTAPNLAPAAPLAQVSPVSVYQTAYSDYARGKYDLSYQGFKSFIEKFPSSELAPQAQFYMGECMYSLKNWDRAVEEYKKVEKNYKLSDLTVTAKLKTALSYEALDKKSDALNIFALIVKDYPQSSEALTAREKIRAYSDVKKR, encoded by the coding sequence ATGAAAAAATATATTTTGCCTGCCGTATTATTAGTTAGCGTATTTGCAGTTTCCGGATGCGTTCCCGCAAATTCAAAAGATTTAACTCAGTTGCGCGACGAAGTTTCGCAGATGCAAATAAATTTTAGCGAGCTGCAAACCAGAAATGCGGATTTATCTCTCAAAACAGATTCCGCCACCGGAAATTCCGACGTGTTAAACGAAACGGTAAAAGATATTCAAAATAAAATTCTTATACTTACGCAAAAAGTTCAGGCGCTTGAAAATGAAATAAGAAACAGCCAGAGCGCAAAAATTGTGGACGCTTACGATTTATCCGCGGCTACAAATACCGCTCCTAATCTTGCGCCGGCGGCGCCATTGGCTCAAGTTTCTCCCGTAAGCGTTTATCAAACCGCATACAGCGATTACGCCCGAGGAAAATACGATTTATCATATCAAGGTTTTAAATCTTTCATTGAAAAATTCCCGTCTTCGGAGCTTGCCCCTCAAGCGCAGTTTTATATGGGCGAGTGCATGTATTCCCTAAAAAACTGGGACAGAGCCGTTGAAGAATACAAAAAAGTTGAAAAAAATTACAAGTTGTCGGATTTAACAGTAACCGCAAAACTTAAAACAGCTCTTAGTTATGAGGCTTTAGACAAGAAAAGCGACGCGTTAAATATTTTCGCTTTGATAGTTAAAGACTATCCTCAGAGTTCGGAAGCTCTGACGGCAAGAGAAAAAATCAGAGCGTATAGTGATGTTAAAAAGAGATAA
- the tolB gene encoding Tol-Pal system beta propeller repeat protein TolB, translating into MKKILALASLVLFFASSVFAQGDIYLSLSATGSRSDIAIQSFSYSDGLDESASNAAVLKEAVENDLILSRYFNIILGDPSKNIPFAQQLEFWDKKGASVLLGADIVKTSDGQFTTEAKLYDVMSGQVIWKQNYTAKKADSRTIAHSISDEIIRRFTGERGIAGSKIVFVNNSTKNKELYIVDYDGHNLRRLTKDGKINLLPKWSPDGSGIIYTSYIYNNPDLMFLDLEKNKRSVISKYTGLNATGSFSPDGTKIILTLSRGKAPNLYLITPKGEILRRLTDGAAIDTSATFAPNGQEIVFISDRPGYPQLYIMNVEGGNVRRLTTSGYCDSPAWSPRGDKIVFTMRQPGGNYDLYVYDLPTAKVTKLTNGQRNNENPTWSPDGRFVVFSSNRSGKSEIYIMAIDGSGTRKLAAMPGSSFTPSWSPNLSDK; encoded by the coding sequence ATGAAAAAAATTTTAGCTTTGGCGTCGTTAGTTTTGTTTTTCGCTTCGTCGGTTTTTGCGCAGGGAGACATTTATTTGTCTCTTTCCGCTACCGGAAGCAGGTCTGACATTGCAATTCAGTCGTTTAGCTATTCCGACGGGCTTGACGAAAGCGCAAGCAACGCGGCGGTTTTAAAAGAAGCCGTAGAAAACGATCTTATTCTTTCAAGATATTTCAACATTATTTTGGGCGATCCTTCAAAAAATATACCTTTTGCGCAGCAGCTTGAATTTTGGGATAAAAAAGGCGCGTCGGTTTTGCTTGGCGCCGACATTGTAAAAACTTCAGACGGACAGTTTACTACGGAAGCTAAACTTTACGACGTTATGTCCGGACAGGTTATTTGGAAACAAAATTATACCGCTAAAAAAGCGGACTCAAGAACTATAGCGCATTCAATAAGCGACGAAATTATTCGCCGTTTCACGGGCGAGCGCGGCATAGCCGGTTCAAAAATAGTTTTTGTAAACAACAGCACAAAAAATAAAGAGCTGTATATTGTAGATTATGACGGACACAATTTGAGAAGGCTTACAAAAGACGGTAAAATAAATCTTTTGCCGAAGTGGTCGCCGGACGGAAGCGGAATAATATACACCAGCTACATATATAACAATCCGGATTTAATGTTTTTAGATCTTGAGAAAAATAAGAGAAGCGTAATTTCAAAATATACGGGGCTTAACGCCACGGGCTCTTTTTCTCCGGACGGAACAAAAATTATTCTTACCCTTTCTCGCGGCAAAGCTCCAAACTTATATCTTATAACGCCCAAAGGCGAAATATTGCGCAGACTTACCGACGGCGCGGCAATAGATACAAGCGCGACGTTTGCCCCGAACGGTCAGGAAATAGTTTTTATATCGGACAGACCGGGTTATCCGCAGCTTTACATAATGAACGTTGAAGGCGGAAACGTCAGAAGGCTTACCACTTCGGGATATTGCGATTCTCCGGCGTGGTCCCCGAGAGGAGATAAAATAGTTTTCACTATGAGACAGCCCGGCGGAAACTACGATTTATACGTTTACGATTTGCCCACGGCAAAAGTTACAAAACTCACAAACGGACAAAGAAACAACGAAAACCCCACATGGTCTCCCGACGGCAGATTTGTGGTATTTTCTTCAAACAGATCCGGAAAGAGCGAAATATACATAATGGCTATAGACGGTTCCGGAACCAGAAAACTTGCGGCAATGCCGGGAAGTTCGTTTACTCCGTCGTGGTCTCCAAATTTAAGCGACAAATAA